From Achromobacter spanius, a single genomic window includes:
- a CDS encoding methyl-accepting chemotaxis protein, translating into MSKLRNLSLRSSLTALVLFFIVMLVAVGAIAMQQLWSISQKQRAMYTETVMPLRVVVDAARQGATHFRRMYVYIWNTDPQGRQNELRLNEESDKSVLQARDRLQQEQDPALRELGGKLADTWTRYKAAVNDVKGLADRNDPTAMTVLHKDSAELHVAARNILMEAAKRQEELARLDTEDAAAAVERTFWTLTALIVLCALIGSILGLGLVRSVMRRLGGEPAYAAQIAQEVAKGNLAVRVQRREGDQTSVLANMDAMRANLAQLVSQVRQSSESIATGATQISSGNADLSQRTEEQAANVEETAASMEEMNSAVKQNLESVQMAGSLAGSASEAAARGGEVVGNVVSTMDAISASSRKIVDIIAVIDSIAFQTNILALNAAVEAARAGEQGRGFAVVASEVRALAQRSASAAKEIKQLISDSVGNVEAGSNLVGEAGSTMNDIVTQVRRVADLIAEIGAAAHEQGQGISQVGDAINQLDQTTQQNAALVEESAAAAHSLNSQAATLVKLVSVFRLAEDDAPRFVAQPQVAQVRDVQSAGLQPVAPQPARTQPATPPRALAKPASARPAAAKPADTRRAEVKATPQGKGPLRVPGDNKPAQSNDDWESF; encoded by the coding sequence ATGTCCAAACTCAGAAATCTCTCTCTTCGGAGCAGCCTGACCGCACTGGTGCTGTTCTTCATCGTGATGCTGGTGGCCGTTGGCGCCATCGCCATGCAGCAGCTCTGGAGCATCAGCCAGAAGCAGCGCGCCATGTACACGGAAACCGTCATGCCGCTGCGCGTCGTCGTCGACGCCGCCCGCCAAGGCGCCACGCACTTCCGGCGCATGTATGTCTATATCTGGAACACCGATCCGCAAGGCCGCCAGAACGAACTGCGCCTGAACGAGGAATCGGATAAATCCGTGTTGCAGGCGCGTGACCGTCTGCAGCAGGAGCAGGACCCCGCCCTGCGAGAACTCGGCGGCAAGCTGGCCGACACCTGGACCCGCTACAAGGCCGCCGTCAACGACGTGAAGGGCCTGGCCGACCGCAACGACCCGACCGCGATGACCGTGCTGCACAAGGACTCGGCCGAGCTGCATGTCGCCGCGCGCAACATCCTGATGGAAGCCGCCAAGCGCCAGGAAGAACTGGCCCGCCTCGACACCGAAGACGCCGCCGCCGCGGTCGAACGCACGTTCTGGACGCTGACCGCGCTGATCGTGCTGTGCGCGCTGATCGGCAGCATCCTGGGTCTTGGCCTGGTGCGCTCCGTCATGCGCCGCCTGGGCGGCGAACCCGCCTACGCCGCGCAGATCGCCCAGGAAGTCGCAAAGGGCAATCTGGCCGTGCGCGTGCAACGCCGTGAAGGCGATCAGACCAGCGTGCTGGCCAACATGGACGCCATGCGCGCCAACCTGGCGCAACTGGTGAGCCAGGTGCGCCAGTCCAGCGAATCCATCGCCACGGGCGCCACGCAGATCTCGTCAGGCAACGCCGACCTCAGCCAGCGCACCGAAGAACAGGCCGCCAACGTCGAAGAGACCGCGGCCTCGATGGAAGAGATGAATTCCGCGGTAAAGCAGAACCTCGAATCCGTGCAGATGGCCGGCAGCCTGGCCGGCTCGGCCAGCGAAGCCGCTGCGCGCGGCGGCGAAGTGGTCGGCAACGTGGTCAGCACCATGGACGCCATCTCGGCCAGCTCGCGCAAGATCGTCGACATCATCGCCGTCATCGACTCCATCGCGTTCCAGACCAACATCCTCGCCCTGAACGCCGCCGTCGAAGCGGCCCGCGCGGGCGAACAGGGCCGCGGCTTTGCGGTCGTGGCCAGCGAAGTGCGTGCTCTGGCCCAACGCAGCGCCAGCGCCGCCAAGGAAATCAAGCAGCTGATCAGCGACAGCGTCGGCAACGTCGAAGCTGGTTCCAATCTGGTGGGCGAAGCCGGCAGCACCATGAACGACATCGTGACGCAGGTGCGCCGCGTTGCCGACCTGATCGCCGAAATCGGCGCCGCCGCGCACGAGCAGGGACAAGGCATTTCGCAAGTGGGCGACGCCATCAACCAGCTCGACCAGACCACCCAGCAGAACGCCGCGCTGGTGGAAGAATCGGCAGCCGCCGCGCATAGCTTGAATTCGCAGGCGGCGACGCTGGTGAAGCTGGTCAGCGTGTTCCGTCTTGCCGAGGACGACGCGCCGCGTTTCGTGGCGCAACCGCAGGTTGCTCAGGTGCGGGATGTGCAGTCGGCCGGTTTGCAGCCGGTGGCGCCGCAGCCCGCAAGAACGCAACCCGCAACGCCGCCACGCGCGTTGGCCAAGCCGGCGTCTGCCCGACCGGCCGCCGCCAAGCCGGCGGACACTCGCCGCGCCGAAGTCAAGGCCACCCCGCAAGGCAAGGGCCCGCTGCGCGTTCCGGGCGACAACAAGCCCGCGCAGTCGAATGATGATTGGGAAAGCTTCTGA
- a CDS encoding glycosyltransferase family 4 protein, which translates to MRILHTAAGYGLGGLEFRVLEQAAWLQQNGHHATIAAPAYSAIGGEARNRGVDVVDIDFSRPYAPSTLLALRRAVKALHIDVIDSHSRADGKTAGLCRDLCAIVRTRHFAKPMRTSLRRRLEWKMGCHHVIATSELGKQELISARLVLDERISVVGEWAGEGFFNEAAGLDARMHARQTLGMQAGPDDFVVATVGMLRREKGQADLLRVVHQLRTSGLPAIALVIGMPTPSGKSYAASLRQLAADLGILDSVFFAGHRNDVAATIHAADVVLVPSLTEAWSRIVPESFAARIPVVASKVGGLPEIVEPGKTGWLAPPGDVAAFADCIMQTRSDPARVEAVVESARRYADAHFRLAGKMADTLAAYAAALRSL; encoded by the coding sequence ATGCGAATTCTGCATACTGCCGCCGGCTACGGCCTGGGCGGGCTCGAGTTCCGCGTGCTGGAGCAAGCAGCCTGGCTGCAACAGAACGGCCACCACGCGACGATCGCGGCGCCGGCCTACAGCGCGATCGGCGGCGAGGCCCGGAACCGCGGCGTCGACGTGGTCGATATCGACTTCTCCCGTCCGTACGCACCGTCAACCCTTTTGGCGTTGCGACGCGCCGTCAAGGCGCTGCACATCGACGTCATCGACAGCCACAGCCGCGCAGACGGTAAAACCGCCGGCTTATGCCGCGATCTCTGCGCCATCGTCAGAACCCGCCATTTCGCCAAACCGATGCGCACCTCGCTGCGCCGCCGGCTGGAATGGAAGATGGGTTGCCACCATGTCATCGCGACCAGTGAACTGGGAAAGCAGGAATTGATATCCGCACGGCTGGTGCTGGATGAACGGATAAGCGTGGTGGGCGAATGGGCGGGCGAGGGCTTTTTCAACGAGGCGGCGGGGCTCGATGCGCGGATGCACGCGCGCCAAACGCTCGGCATGCAGGCCGGGCCAGATGACTTCGTAGTGGCGACGGTTGGCATGCTGCGGCGGGAGAAAGGACAGGCGGATCTGCTGAGGGTTGTTCACCAGCTTCGAACGAGCGGGCTGCCCGCGATCGCGTTGGTGATAGGCATGCCGACGCCGAGCGGCAAGTCCTATGCGGCGTCGCTGCGCCAACTGGCGGCCGACCTGGGAATCTTGGACAGCGTCTTCTTCGCCGGCCATCGCAACGATGTGGCGGCAACGATCCACGCCGCCGACGTGGTGTTGGTGCCGTCGCTGACCGAGGCCTGGTCGCGCATCGTGCCGGAATCGTTTGCGGCGCGGATTCCGGTGGTCGCCAGCAAGGTGGGCGGGCTTCCGGAAATCGTCGAGCCGGGCAAGACCGGGTGGCTGGCGCCACCCGGCGATGTGGCCGCGTTTGCGGACTGCATCATGCAGACCCGGTCAGATCCGGCCCGGGTTGAGGCCGTGGTTGAAAGCGCGCGGCGTTACGCGGATGCGCACTTTCGGTTGGCGGGGAAGATGGCGGACACGTTGGCGGCTTACGCTGCCGCGTTGCGATCCCTATAG
- a CDS encoding VOC family protein, whose product MLDHIEIHVSDFARSRAFYLSALAAVGYVPRKALATGMGFGIGEPDDAGDPGGEFWIHQGTPSTPRVHVAFRARSRDEVDAFHRAALAAGGRDNGAPGLRPKYHPHYYGAFILDPDGYNVEAVYHRPA is encoded by the coding sequence ATGTTGGACCACATCGAGATTCACGTCAGTGACTTCGCGCGCAGCCGGGCGTTCTACCTGAGTGCGCTGGCGGCGGTCGGTTATGTGCCGCGCAAGGCGCTGGCGACGGGCATGGGTTTTGGCATCGGCGAGCCCGACGACGCGGGCGACCCGGGCGGCGAGTTCTGGATTCATCAGGGCACGCCCAGCACGCCGCGCGTGCATGTGGCGTTCCGCGCGCGCAGCCGAGACGAGGTCGACGCCTTTCACCGTGCGGCGCTGGCGGCCGGCGGGCGCGACAACGGCGCGCCGGGGTTACGCCCGAAATATCATCCGCATTACTACGGCGCGTTCATCCTGGACCCCGACGGCTACAACGTCGAGGCCGTGTACCACCGCCCTGCCTGA
- a CDS encoding caspase family protein yields the protein MKPINEPADANVADAPAQPHMRRRLLAAMIGAGLCGGHAGAVLAAGANARGLNNRNMMDEEPARSGAPAPQPTTPAPAPAPDDGLSANATDPKTASDAKSKAEPEATPAKRRYALVIGNARYAVPANALVNPVNDARLIADSLRQRQIDVTLLTDLTTAQMEAAVDDFALRATGGDLALMYFAGHAVAVDDVNYLFGVDLPLPLSEVRIRTAQQSSLSLKRVSQALRRANVRARLMVLDACRTNLTRGTPAAGLVHAVPAGGELIAFSTQPGATAEDGFGSDGPRHSPYAYYFAQGLRGLPGAAPVETFFKQLTADVQVATAYRQIPHYASSLVGTVTFTTLADAQTPATPGASGGQTAQGRGPSPTVGRDLIKARMSAWEYEIERGAQYVDEPRLASLQARAKAGDVIAMTTLGLIAENGEHVQQNYPVAARWYQRAADQGFAPAQTYLGELTGMGRGVPKNYAIAERLFRDAAEAGHRRAALDLLDVRARMGEPIDPREWAKVLQDAALNPVGFPMPGMASIPGMTDNPWMRALGVRPPGQP from the coding sequence ATGAAGCCCATCAACGAACCCGCAGACGCCAACGTGGCGGACGCGCCCGCGCAACCCCATATGCGGCGCCGCTTGCTGGCCGCGATGATCGGCGCGGGGCTTTGCGGCGGGCACGCTGGCGCCGTGCTCGCAGCGGGCGCGAATGCGCGGGGGCTGAACAACCGGAACATGATGGATGAGGAGCCGGCCCGCTCGGGTGCGCCGGCTCCTCAGCCGACCACGCCTGCGCCTGCGCCCGCGCCGGACGACGGACTTTCCGCCAATGCGACGGATCCCAAGACCGCATCGGACGCCAAATCCAAGGCCGAACCCGAAGCCACCCCCGCCAAACGCCGCTACGCGCTGGTGATCGGCAACGCGCGCTATGCCGTCCCCGCCAATGCGCTGGTGAACCCGGTCAACGACGCGCGCCTGATCGCCGACTCGCTACGCCAGCGCCAGATCGACGTGACCCTGCTCACGGACCTGACCACGGCGCAGATGGAAGCCGCCGTCGACGACTTTGCCCTTCGCGCCACGGGTGGGGACCTGGCGCTGATGTACTTCGCCGGACACGCCGTCGCGGTGGACGACGTGAACTATCTCTTCGGCGTGGACCTGCCGCTGCCGCTAAGTGAAGTGCGCATACGCACGGCGCAGCAAAGTTCGCTGAGCCTCAAGCGCGTGTCGCAGGCGCTGCGGCGCGCAAACGTGCGCGCCCGGCTGATGGTGCTGGACGCCTGCCGCACCAACCTGACCCGTGGCACGCCCGCCGCGGGACTCGTGCACGCCGTGCCCGCGGGCGGCGAGCTTATCGCTTTCTCCACGCAGCCCGGAGCCACGGCCGAGGACGGTTTCGGCAGTGACGGCCCCCGCCACAGCCCTTACGCGTACTACTTCGCGCAAGGGCTGCGCGGGCTGCCCGGCGCAGCGCCCGTGGAAACCTTCTTCAAGCAATTGACCGCCGACGTGCAGGTGGCCACCGCCTACCGGCAGATTCCGCACTACGCCAGCAGCCTGGTCGGCACCGTCACCTTCACGACGCTGGCGGACGCCCAGACGCCCGCGACGCCGGGGGCATCCGGCGGTCAGACGGCACAGGGCCGAGGCCCGTCGCCCACGGTGGGACGCGATCTGATCAAGGCACGCATGAGCGCCTGGGAGTACGAGATCGAGCGGGGCGCGCAGTATGTGGACGAGCCCCGGCTGGCGTCGTTGCAGGCGCGCGCCAAGGCTGGCGACGTGATCGCCATGACCACGTTGGGGCTGATTGCCGAGAACGGCGAGCACGTGCAGCAGAACTACCCCGTCGCCGCCCGCTGGTATCAGCGCGCAGCCGATCAGGGGTTCGCGCCCGCGCAAACCTATCTGGGCGAACTGACCGGCATGGGCCGGGGCGTGCCCAAGAATTATGCCATTGCCGAACGCCTGTTCCGCGATGCGGCCGAGGCCGGACACCGGCGCGCGGCGCTGGACCTGCTGGACGTGCGCGCGCGCATGGGCGAACCGATCGACCCGCGCGAATGGGCCAAGGTGCTGCAAGACGCCGCGCTCAATCCCGTCGGCTTTCCGATGCCGGGCATGGCGTCCATTCCAGGCATGACGGACAACCCGTGGATGCGCGCGCTGGGTGTGCGCCCGCCCGGCCAGCCCTGA
- a CDS encoding anti-sigma factor family protein codes for MMAEDRVLSYLSGELDADARRAFEADLARDPALREELEAWRNLAEARQLAHNEIGQGERDAAFLRALGQRVQAGSAPESASAPAPAPAPVPVSRARRLWQWLWPTPASPLMPLGWALAIMLSVVVVQQAPVQGPEVVMSDDVLTRGGASCPRLVVDLPDDLTARQLRNTLSQYAVSIVDGPDADGRYVLAAARESSLRDAATALGALSATGAPAGACPKP; via the coding sequence ATGATGGCTGAAGACCGAGTGCTGTCCTATCTGTCCGGCGAGCTGGATGCCGATGCCCGCCGGGCCTTCGAAGCCGATCTCGCGCGCGATCCCGCATTGCGGGAGGAACTGGAGGCGTGGCGCAATCTTGCCGAGGCGCGGCAGCTTGCGCATAACGAGATCGGGCAGGGCGAGCGCGATGCCGCGTTTCTGCGCGCGCTGGGGCAGCGCGTGCAGGCAGGGTCTGCGCCCGAGTCTGCTTCCGCACCTGCGCCTGCACCTGCACCCGTGCCGGTGTCGCGCGCGCGGCGCTTGTGGCAATGGCTGTGGCCCACTCCCGCCAGCCCCTTGATGCCGCTAGGCTGGGCGCTGGCGATCATGCTGTCCGTCGTGGTGGTTCAGCAGGCGCCGGTGCAAGGACCCGAGGTGGTCATGTCCGATGACGTGCTGACACGCGGCGGCGCTTCTTGTCCGCGGCTGGTGGTCGATCTTCCTGATGACCTGACGGCGCGACAGTTGCGCAATACCTTGTCCCAGTACGCGGTGTCCATCGTCGATGGCCCCGATGCGGACGGGCGGTACGTCCTGGCCGCTGCGCGTGAGTCGTCGCTGCGCGATGCCGCGACGGCGCTGGGCGCGTTGTCGGCCACGGGTGCGCCGGCTGGCGCGTGTCCCAAGCCATGA